In the genome of Gloeotrichia echinulata CP02, one region contains:
- a CDS encoding ABC transporter permease — MGNQVVIFVGTFILVLTGLLLGYVLSQLVLGSLGFNLLTFFGTLSLILIFGTLYYVLFWQLRREQSQSFNNRRFSQPENQLEEYIPEEHISDSDIKQRLIVRLDGDTATAERLIDQAKQNYPGMTENWYFERVLDDLERDRR, encoded by the coding sequence ATGGGGAACCAAGTAGTTATTTTTGTTGGTACATTTATTCTGGTGCTGACTGGCCTGTTACTGGGCTATGTTCTCTCACAGTTAGTTCTGGGATCTTTGGGATTTAACCTCCTAACTTTTTTCGGGACACTCAGCCTAATTTTAATTTTTGGTACACTTTATTACGTTTTATTTTGGCAACTGCGAAGAGAACAATCCCAGTCATTCAATAACCGAAGATTCAGCCAGCCAGAAAATCAGCTAGAAGAATATATACCAGAAGAACATATATCTGATAGTGATATAAAACAGCGACTGATTGTGAGGTTAGACGGTGATACAGCCACAGCTGAACGCCTAATTGACCAAGCAAAGCAGAATTATCCGGGGATGACAGAGAATTGGTATTTTGAGAGAGTGCTGGATGATTTAGAACGCGATCGCCGGTGA
- a CDS encoding transposase has protein sequence MKTSYQYKIKPTKEQSAKIDKTLEMLRCQYNYLLAQRFDWYEMNRCPIDRCPLICHIPELKEQPLYYNQKASLVQLKIDRHWYKEIHSQVLQEVPKKVELAFDRWLKCDVSGKKSGRPRFKGKGQYKTFTYTQFKQHHFVKNKITLSKIGDVKVIVHRPIPDGFDIKTVSVTKKADGYYVTLSLDDKTVPTIKSDFNPDNIVGIDVGLIDFYVADDGSRIAAPKHLRKAERKLKSAQRKVSRRKKGSLRRKKAIQKLGKQHKKVADTRRDFHFKIAKSLLDKYDVVAVEKLNIKGLVKTRLAKSINDAGWSQFVRILSFKAENAGLKVIAVNPNGTSQECSNCGNKVKKALSHSRSVS, from the coding sequence ATGAAGACATCATACCAGTACAAAATCAAGCCAACTAAAGAGCAATCAGCGAAAATAGATAAAACATTAGAAATGCTGCGTTGTCAGTACAATTATTTGTTGGCTCAAAGGTTTGACTGGTATGAAATGAATCGCTGCCCTATTGATAGATGTCCATTAATTTGTCACATACCAGAATTAAAAGAACAACCATTATACTACAATCAAAAAGCGTCTTTGGTTCAACTTAAAATAGATAGACATTGGTACAAAGAGATTCACTCTCAAGTATTACAGGAAGTACCTAAAAAAGTTGAATTAGCTTTTGATAGATGGTTAAAATGTGACGTTAGCGGGAAGAAGTCTGGTAGACCTAGATTCAAGGGAAAAGGGCAATATAAAACTTTTACTTATACTCAATTCAAACAGCATCACTTTGTTAAAAACAAAATCACTCTGTCAAAGATTGGGGATGTTAAAGTAATTGTTCATCGACCAATACCCGATGGATTTGATATTAAAACCGTATCTGTTACCAAAAAAGCAGATGGCTATTATGTAACCTTGAGCCTTGATGACAAGACGGTTCCCACAATTAAGTCCGATTTCAATCCTGATAATATTGTTGGAATTGATGTAGGTTTGATTGATTTTTATGTAGCTGATGACGGTTCTAGAATTGCTGCACCAAAACATCTACGCAAAGCTGAACGTAAATTAAAATCAGCACAGCGTAAGGTATCAAGACGTAAAAAAGGTTCATTACGTCGTAAAAAAGCTATTCAAAAATTGGGCAAACAACATAAAAAAGTTGCCGATACTCGCAGAGACTTTCACTTTAAAATAGCCAAGTCACTGCTTGACAAATATGATGTTGTTGCTGTTGAAAAGTTGAATATCAAAGGACTCGTTAAAACTAGACTGGCTAAAAGTATTAATGATGCTGGTTGGAGTCAGTTTGTAAGAATACTTTCTTTCAAAGCCGAAAATGCTGGTTTAAAAGTAATAGCTGTAAATCCAAATGGCACAAGCCAAGAATGTTCTAACTGTGGTAACAAAGTTAAAAAAGCGTTATCCCATTCGCGAAGCGTGTCGTAG
- a CDS encoding GNAT family N-acetyltransferase yields the protein MLNSLLPGYNIYLGSTLDRALLVKYMQRSYQDSFPQQDFSHLAGTVEQYFSKDTPLWWVQEEEGTSYPPIACLWVGNAIDQVGGIRHPHIFLLYVVPEHRRRGIGTALMRYVENWATQRGDRQIGLQVFQSNQTALHLYHQLGYQTQSLWMVKSLQKET from the coding sequence ATTTTGAATTCCTTATTACCGGGGTATAATATCTACCTAGGCTCCACTTTGGATCGGGCTTTGCTAGTTAAGTACATGCAGCGAAGCTACCAAGATAGTTTTCCACAGCAGGACTTTTCCCACCTAGCGGGAACAGTTGAGCAATACTTCTCCAAGGATACGCCCTTGTGGTGGGTCCAGGAAGAAGAGGGGACAAGCTATCCCCCTATCGCCTGTCTCTGGGTGGGAAATGCTATCGACCAAGTAGGGGGGATTCGCCATCCTCACATTTTTCTGCTTTATGTTGTCCCAGAACACCGACGCCGGGGAATTGGTACAGCTTTGATGCGATATGTAGAAAATTGGGCAACACAAAGAGGCGATCGCCAAATTGGCTTACAAGTATTTCAATCCAACCAAACCGCCTTGCATCTTTATCACCAACTTGGGTATCAAACCCAATCCCTATGGATGGTAAAATCACTCCAGAAAGAAACTTAA
- the dndC gene encoding DNA phosphorothioation system sulfurtransferase DndC: protein MATAGQQENKQQRSRTVADLVEDIQALTTEIQELYCLDEIPWVVGYSGGKDSTATLQLIWNAISELPASKRTKKIYVITTDTLVENPIVAAWVRNSIKQMKSQAQEQQLPFEPHLLQPEFKETFWVGLIGKGYPAPRGKFRWCTERLKINPSNRFIRDVIRSSGEAIVVLGTRKAESTKRANRMKKLEAMRVRDRLSPNMNLPNSLVYSPIEDWQNDEVWIYLMQWQNPWNYSNKDLFTMYRGASADNECPLVVDTSTPSCGSSRFGCWVCTLVSEDKSLAAMIQNDEEKEWMQPILDLRKELDVEENRNRRDFRRRNGDVQLYERNLEGEISVEPIPGPFVKAAREDWLRKLLTVEKQIRQTAPENMRDITLITLEEMSEIRRIWLEERHEFDDSLPRIYEEVTGEEFKDPRPGAGNSLLGSDEWAVLEEICEGDEMHLELMAKLLDTERQFRKMARRVGIYETLEKCFNTSSRSKEEAVKNAHLRRDLKAAIDQGDVEKVKQLTLGDVVDENKSDETLTWGNLKFKGGNSESVDE from the coding sequence ATGGCTACAGCAGGACAACAAGAAAATAAACAACAGCGATCGCGTACTGTAGCAGATTTAGTGGAAGATATCCAAGCTCTGACCACAGAAATTCAAGAATTGTATTGTTTAGACGAAATACCTTGGGTTGTCGGCTACTCTGGTGGAAAAGATAGCACCGCAACTTTACAGCTGATCTGGAATGCGATTAGCGAACTTCCAGCCTCCAAGCGAACTAAAAAAATATATGTGATCACCACTGATACGCTGGTAGAGAATCCTATAGTTGCTGCTTGGGTTCGCAATTCTATCAAACAAATGAAATCCCAAGCGCAAGAACAACAACTACCATTTGAACCGCATTTATTACAGCCAGAATTTAAAGAAACATTCTGGGTGGGTTTAATTGGTAAAGGCTATCCAGCGCCCAGAGGAAAATTTCGCTGGTGTACAGAACGCCTAAAAATTAATCCGTCTAACCGCTTTATTCGTGATGTGATCCGATCCAGTGGAGAAGCGATTGTCGTTTTAGGAACTCGCAAAGCTGAAAGCACAAAACGTGCTAACAGAATGAAAAAATTAGAAGCTATGCGGGTGCGCGATCGCCTCAGTCCGAACATGAATTTACCAAACTCTCTAGTTTACAGCCCGATAGAAGACTGGCAAAATGATGAGGTTTGGATTTATCTCATGCAATGGCAAAACCCTTGGAATTACAGTAATAAAGACTTATTCACCATGTATAGAGGTGCTTCTGCTGATAACGAATGTCCTTTAGTTGTTGATACATCTACCCCTAGTTGTGGTAGCTCTCGTTTTGGTTGCTGGGTTTGTACATTGGTTAGTGAAGATAAATCCCTAGCAGCGATGATTCAGAATGATGAAGAAAAAGAATGGATGCAGCCTATACTTGATTTACGTAAGGAATTAGATGTTGAAGAAAACCGAAATCGGCGAGATTTTCGGCGTAGAAATGGAGATGTTCAACTGTATGAGCGCAACTTAGAAGGCGAGATATCCGTTGAACCGATTCCTGGACCATTTGTAAAAGCAGCGCGGGAAGATTGGCTCAGAAAACTGCTAACAGTGGAAAAACAAATTCGACAAACCGCGCCAGAAAATATGCGAGACATCACCCTAATCACCCTAGAAGAAATGAGTGAAATTCGCCGGATTTGGCTAGAAGAAAGACACGAATTTGATGATAGCTTACCCCGCATTTATGAAGAAGTGACCGGTGAAGAATTTAAAGACCCCCGTCCTGGTGCTGGTAATAGTCTACTAGGAAGCGATGAATGGGCGGTATTAGAAGAGATTTGTGAAGGCGACGAAATGCATTTAGAACTCATGGCGAAACTGTTAGACACAGAACGCCAATTTCGCAAAATGGCGCGGCGCGTCGGTATATATGAAACCCTAGAAAAATGCTTTAATACAAGTTCGCGATCTAAAGAAGAAGCTGTAAAAAATGCTCACTTGCGACGCGATTTGAAAGCAGCAATCGATCAAGGCGATGTGGAAAAGGTGAAGCAACTAACTTTAGGAGATGTTGTCGATGAAAATAAAAGTGATGAAACTTTAACTTGGGGTAATTTGAAATTTAAAGGCGGAAATTCGGAAAGCGTTGACGAATAA
- the dndD gene encoding DNA sulfur modification protein DndD, with amino-acid sequence MKFIELVLQNFGPYAGKQVINLDPNIDAENSRPIILLGGMNGGGKTTLMDAIRLALYGHRAQCSTRGNLSYSDFLNQCVNSHANPVDKTRIELVFEHIENDQPVKYRVVRTWEKNPKEGKDNLGILDANEWLDTGLVNIWDEYIENLLPLGISNLFLFDGEQVKELAEQETPPPIVVDAIRGLLGLELAERLAVDLEILVNRKRKESADAQDLVNIEEIESRLTQQQEDYQATTQELESLKNQLEELEKQQQTAFDKFISEGGKIAAERNQLERQQKEKSTEAEQLRQSMCELAAEVLPLALIPNLLTQVQTQGEKEFRHQQVQLAKDVLIERDQRLLTWLTGLNLKQDKVETIKSFLNQDIETLYANSLSEELWLLADDEALSQLDNLIYYLHSAKKTAQQQLEILQNKEEEIITLERQVQTAAAPEEYQKLHDAMEDAQNQVASAKANYEITRHRLGELEASIEKTKKELNEYTTQNFKYKNNEHIMTSAAKVQETLKLFRERLTLRKLNKLEEEVKNSFLYLLHKSDLVHRIAIDTNSFSLSLYDFNGKPVPKHRLSAGEKQLLAIAFLWGLAKVSGHRLPVAIDTPLGRLDSSHRHNLVERYFPSASHQVILLSTDTEIGKKEIETLRQNEAIAHEYLLNYNSTTRQTTIQPGYFW; translated from the coding sequence ATGAAATTTATTGAACTAGTATTACAAAACTTTGGACCATATGCGGGAAAACAAGTAATCAATCTTGACCCCAATATTGATGCTGAAAACTCCCGCCCAATTATCCTATTAGGTGGGATGAATGGTGGGGGAAAAACTACTTTAATGGATGCGATTCGTCTGGCGCTTTATGGACATCGCGCCCAATGTTCTACCCGTGGTAATCTGAGTTATAGCGATTTTCTCAACCAATGTGTTAACAGTCATGCGAATCCAGTGGATAAAACCCGCATTGAATTGGTTTTTGAACATATTGAAAACGACCAGCCAGTAAAATACCGTGTCGTGCGAACTTGGGAAAAAAATCCGAAAGAGGGTAAAGACAATTTAGGAATTTTAGATGCTAATGAATGGCTGGATACGGGTTTAGTTAATATCTGGGATGAGTATATAGAAAATCTCCTACCTTTAGGAATTTCTAATTTATTTCTCTTTGATGGTGAACAAGTTAAGGAACTCGCCGAACAAGAAACACCACCACCAATTGTAGTAGATGCAATTCGCGGACTTTTAGGTTTAGAACTCGCAGAACGTTTAGCAGTTGATTTAGAAATATTAGTCAACCGGAAACGCAAAGAGAGTGCTGATGCTCAAGATTTGGTAAATATAGAAGAAATTGAAAGTCGCTTGACGCAACAACAAGAAGATTACCAAGCAACCACACAGGAATTAGAATCTCTGAAAAATCAGCTAGAAGAATTAGAAAAACAGCAGCAAACAGCTTTTGATAAATTCATATCCGAAGGTGGTAAAATAGCAGCCGAACGCAATCAACTAGAAAGACAACAAAAAGAAAAATCTACAGAAGCCGAACAACTGCGTCAATCAATGTGTGAATTAGCGGCTGAGGTTTTACCCTTAGCGTTGATTCCTAATTTACTCACCCAGGTGCAAACACAGGGAGAGAAAGAATTTCGCCATCAACAGGTACAATTAGCAAAAGATGTGTTAATTGAGCGAGATCAACGCTTATTAACTTGGCTGACTGGGTTAAATCTTAAACAAGACAAAGTTGAGACAATAAAATCATTTCTCAACCAAGATATAGAAACTCTATATGCAAATTCTCTGTCAGAAGAACTGTGGTTATTAGCAGATGATGAAGCATTAAGTCAACTAGATAATTTAATATACTACTTGCACAGTGCCAAAAAAACAGCACAACAGCAACTAGAAATCCTCCAAAATAAAGAAGAAGAAATTATCACCCTCGAAAGACAAGTGCAAACAGCCGCAGCACCAGAAGAATATCAAAAACTGCATGATGCTATGGAAGATGCACAAAATCAAGTTGCGTCAGCCAAAGCTAATTATGAAATAACCCGTCACCGTTTAGGAGAATTAGAAGCATCAATAGAAAAAACTAAAAAAGAATTAAATGAATACACCACCCAAAACTTCAAATATAAAAACAACGAACATATTATGACTTCCGCCGCCAAAGTTCAAGAGACACTCAAACTTTTCCGCGAACGCTTAACTTTGAGAAAACTGAATAAATTAGAAGAAGAAGTTAAAAACAGCTTCCTTTATCTCTTACACAAATCAGATTTAGTGCATCGCATCGCCATTGATACGAATAGCTTCAGCCTATCTCTTTATGATTTTAACGGTAAACCAGTTCCCAAACATCGCCTTTCTGCTGGCGAAAAACAACTACTAGCGATCGCCTTTCTCTGGGGACTAGCTAAAGTCTCCGGTCACAGATTACCAGTAGCAATCGACACACCACTAGGCAGATTAGACTCCTCCCATCGCCATAACTTAGTAGAACGTTACTTTCCATCCGCCAGCCATCAAGTAATTTTATTATCCACCGACACCGAAATTGGCAAAAAAGAAATTGAAACACTACGCCAAAACGAAGCGATCGCCCACGAATACCTTCTAAATTACAACTCCACCACCCGCCAGACAACCATACAACCAGGATATTTCTGGTAA
- a CDS encoding AmpG family muropeptide MFS transporter: MNPLRSLLGVFGSRKMAALLFLGFSSGLPLFLTSKTLQAWMTVEEVDLTAIGLLSLVGLPYSLKFLWSPLLDWFTLPFLGRRRGWLITLQIGLLVAIAFMGFQQPKQGLQLLAINAVAIAFFSATQDIVADAYRTDVLGELERGAGAAVFVLGYRVALLFTGSLALILADTIPWSSVYLLMAVGMAIGIIGTLFAPEPKEITPPESLADAVILPFGEFLGRHGILQAVLMLLFIVLYKLGDAFVNNMSTPFLLQTGFTQTDIGAIQGGMGLIATIVGTLAGGAVLSKIGLNRSLWLFGALQALSNLAYFLLAQVGKNYQVLVLTINVENFCAGLGTAAFVAFLMSMCNQRFSATQYALLSSFMAVSSIILVVPAGFLAKRTGWPLFFIISIIAAVPGLLLLPFFAPWTPQLVDVPRPGIEDEEEDVWGTK, translated from the coding sequence ATGAATCCATTGCGATCGCTGCTGGGAGTGTTTGGTAGCCGGAAAATGGCTGCTTTATTATTTCTTGGTTTCTCGTCCGGTTTGCCCTTATTCTTAACTAGTAAGACCTTACAAGCTTGGATGACCGTAGAAGAGGTGGATTTAACCGCCATTGGGTTGTTGAGCCTTGTAGGTTTACCCTACTCGTTAAAATTTCTGTGGTCGCCTTTATTAGACTGGTTTACACTGCCATTTTTAGGACGACGGCGGGGTTGGTTAATTACACTGCAAATTGGGTTATTAGTAGCGATCGCCTTTATGGGTTTCCAACAACCCAAACAAGGGTTACAGCTTTTAGCCATCAACGCCGTGGCGATCGCCTTTTTTAGCGCCACCCAAGATATTGTCGCTGATGCCTACCGCACCGATGTTCTGGGAGAATTAGAAAGGGGCGCAGGTGCAGCAGTTTTCGTCTTAGGTTATCGCGTCGCCCTGTTGTTTACTGGTTCTTTAGCATTAATACTTGCTGATACCATACCTTGGTCATCAGTTTACCTGTTGATGGCAGTTGGTATGGCAATTGGGATTATTGGTACATTATTCGCACCAGAACCCAAGGAAATTACTCCACCAGAATCTTTAGCCGATGCAGTAATTTTGCCCTTTGGGGAATTTTTAGGGCGCCACGGTATACTCCAAGCTGTGTTAATGCTGCTGTTCATCGTCCTTTATAAATTGGGCGATGCTTTTGTTAACAATATGTCCACACCCTTTTTGCTGCAAACAGGGTTCACCCAAACCGATATTGGTGCCATACAAGGGGGTATGGGATTAATTGCGACTATTGTTGGCACCCTTGCAGGTGGTGCAGTTTTGAGTAAAATTGGTCTGAATCGATCACTTTGGTTGTTCGGTGCCCTGCAAGCTCTGAGTAACTTAGCTTACTTCTTACTTGCCCAAGTTGGTAAAAACTACCAGGTGCTAGTGCTGACAATCAACGTGGAAAACTTTTGTGCTGGGTTAGGAACAGCCGCCTTTGTCGCCTTTTTGATGAGTATGTGTAACCAGCGTTTTTCTGCTACCCAGTATGCTTTGCTCTCCAGCTTCATGGCTGTTAGTAGCATAATTCTAGTCGTCCCAGCTGGCTTTTTAGCAAAACGTACAGGTTGGCCATTATTTTTCATCATTAGTATTATCGCCGCTGTGCCAGGTCTACTGCTATTGCCATTTTTCGCCCCGTGGACTCCTCAACTAGTGGATGTACCCCGACCAGGAATTGAAGACGAGGAAGAGGATGTATGGGGAACCAAGTAG
- the dndE gene encoding DNA sulfur modification protein DndE, translated as MESPIERIKLSQTAKDQLLKLRRSTRIDQWNILCRWAFCRSLAEPTPPSPVPIPQDSNVEITWRVFGGEMCDILLLALKQRCHNDGYSLDKETLVTQFRLHLHRGIGYLAGDPNIKKIEDLIELAVKKT; from the coding sequence ATGGAATCACCAATTGAAAGAATTAAACTGTCGCAAACAGCCAAAGACCAACTACTAAAACTCAGACGCAGCACAAGAATTGACCAATGGAACATTCTTTGTCGTTGGGCGTTTTGTCGTTCCCTAGCAGAACCAACACCACCTTCACCCGTACCAATACCCCAAGATAGCAACGTAGAAATCACATGGCGTGTCTTTGGCGGCGAAATGTGTGATATCCTGCTTCTCGCCCTCAAACAACGCTGTCATAATGACGGTTACTCCCTTGACAAAGAAACCCTCGTTACCCAATTTCGCCTACATTTGCATCGGGGGATTGGTTACTTAGCCGGCGATCCAAATATCAAGAAAATTGAAGATTTAATCGAATTGGCAGTGAAAAAGACGTGA
- a CDS encoding DNA phosphorothioation-associated putative methyltransferase, with product MSESYLEIERHRAAIARHDLSRPVKLAIEWEILHQDTTFFDYGCGYGGDVDRVANLGYTSAGWDPYYHPQSPIIAADVVNLGYVLNVIEDPEERRESLIKAWELTRKVLIVSAQVLINAPSKTQLAYSDGIVTQRNTFQKYYEQEELKRYIDEALNVDAVPVALGVYFVFRDDGEKESYKAIRFFSRSLTPRVCIPTKRFEDYQQQLLPLMEFFTNRGRLPVKGELDNEQELLREFGNFRRAFAVILQATDEAEWDAIAYRRSLDIQVYLALTHFDQRPAWYKLAPDIRHDIKAFFGTYTEACEVADQKLFSLGNPRVVQTACEKSKIGKHTRGALYIHVSALTELDPLLRIYEGCASRTIGRVDGATLIKFCTDKPQICYLFYPDFDTDAHPALKASIIIDFNTLKITHRDYHKRANPPILHRKETFVTSNYPLYEEFAKLTQQEEKLGLLKQKSEIGTREGWEKCLATYGVEIRGHEIKSVNTEQ from the coding sequence ATGTCGGAGAGCTACCTAGAAATCGAGCGCCATCGAGCTGCGATCGCTCGCCATGACCTATCCCGCCCAGTAAAATTAGCCATAGAATGGGAAATCCTCCACCAGGATACCACCTTTTTCGACTACGGTTGTGGATATGGCGGTGACGTGGATCGAGTAGCCAACTTAGGCTACACCAGTGCGGGTTGGGACCCTTACTACCACCCCCAGTCCCCAATTATCGCCGCCGATGTAGTCAATTTGGGTTACGTCCTCAACGTGATCGAAGACCCAGAGGAACGCCGCGAAAGCCTGATTAAAGCCTGGGAACTGACGCGCAAAGTGTTAATTGTGTCCGCCCAAGTCCTAATTAACGCACCCAGTAAAACCCAATTAGCCTACAGTGATGGTATTGTTACCCAGCGCAATACTTTTCAGAAATATTACGAACAAGAGGAACTCAAAAGATACATTGATGAAGCCCTAAATGTGGATGCAGTCCCTGTAGCTTTAGGCGTCTACTTTGTCTTCCGAGATGATGGGGAAAAAGAAAGTTACAAAGCCATTCGCTTCTTTTCTCGCTCCTTGACACCGAGAGTCTGCATCCCCACCAAACGGTTTGAAGACTACCAACAACAGCTACTACCACTGATGGAATTTTTTACCAATCGTGGCAGACTGCCTGTGAAAGGTGAATTAGACAATGAACAAGAATTACTGAGAGAATTTGGCAACTTCCGCCGCGCCTTTGCGGTAATATTACAAGCTACCGACGAAGCCGAATGGGATGCGATCGCCTATCGTCGTTCCCTAGACATCCAAGTTTATCTCGCCCTCACCCACTTTGATCAACGTCCAGCATGGTATAAACTTGCCCCAGACATCCGCCACGATATCAAAGCCTTTTTTGGTACTTACACCGAAGCATGTGAAGTCGCCGACCAAAAGCTATTTAGCTTAGGTAATCCCAGGGTAGTACAAACTGCTTGCGAAAAAAGCAAAATTGGTAAACATACCCGTGGCGCCCTTTACATTCATGTTTCTGCACTGACAGAATTAGACCCCTTACTGCGAATTTACGAAGGCTGTGCTAGCCGCACCATTGGCCGTGTAGATGGCGCTACCTTGATTAAATTTTGCACTGACAAACCGCAAATCTGCTACCTATTTTATCCAGATTTCGACACAGACGCCCATCCGGCGTTAAAAGCCAGTATCATAATTGACTTTAATACTTTGAAAATTACTCACCGAGACTACCACAAACGGGCAAATCCGCCGATTCTGCACCGTAAAGAAACTTTTGTCACATCTAACTACCCACTCTACGAAGAATTTGCTAAACTCACTCAGCAAGAAGAGAAATTAGGGTTGCTGAAACAAAAAAGTGAGATTGGCACCCGTGAAGGCTGGGAAAAATGCCTCGCCACCTACGGGGTAGAAATCAGGGGACATGAAATTAAATCAGTTAATACTGAACAGTAG
- a CDS encoding phosphomannose isomerase type II C-terminal cupin domain — protein sequence MTQNENNPSSNSEQYSSHSGTRYWGNVEVVEEGESYRISRIEIKPKHSIKPQIHYHRNEHWVVVAGVAKVTCGEQEILLNRNESTYVPAATLHKVENPGLIPLVILEIQNGEYLGEDDTERPYDLNVVKPI from the coding sequence ATGACTCAAAATGAAAATAATCCTTCGTCCAATAGCGAGCAATATTCTTCACATTCCGGTACACGATACTGGGGTAACGTGGAGGTTGTAGAAGAAGGGGAAAGCTATAGAATTAGTCGGATCGAAATCAAACCTAAGCACAGCATTAAACCACAAATCCATTATCACCGTAATGAACATTGGGTTGTGGTTGCTGGTGTAGCCAAGGTGACTTGTGGAGAACAGGAAATATTACTAAATCGCAACGAGTCTACCTATGTTCCCGCTGCTACTTTGCATAAAGTAGAAAATCCCGGATTGATTCCGCTGGTAATTTTAGAAATTCAAAATGGCGAGTATTTGGGTGAAGATGATACAGAGCGTCCTTATGACCTCAATGTGGTCAAGCCGATTTAA
- a CDS encoding HEAT repeat domain-containing protein, with protein MYDEDDLSLLDIEVELDSPLDHIEPLTAVTEVAKPDPDVMLALLENQQPQQRMLAARAFCDIEDARAIPYLIHLLTDSCPLVRVSAAYGIGRNPSPLAVDPLIIQLNRDWNGYVRKGVVWALGNCRDRRSLAPLADALKTDISAVRLWAASALVQMAEVGYEAVIGAIPPLIEALVQDPVAAVRSNCAWAIGQLCRELPSNVVYATAIDALIQAFAEDQDLGVREDAKASLLGVGDPRGLQLIETLEQEGWF; from the coding sequence ATGTATGACGAAGATGACCTTAGCCTACTCGATATCGAGGTAGAGCTAGACAGCCCCCTAGATCACATAGAGCCGCTAACTGCTGTAACAGAAGTGGCAAAACCCGATCCAGACGTAATGCTAGCCCTGTTAGAAAATCAGCAACCCCAGCAACGGATGCTAGCTGCGCGTGCTTTTTGTGACATTGAAGATGCCCGCGCTATACCCTATTTGATTCACCTGTTAACTGATAGTTGCCCTTTAGTGCGGGTGAGTGCAGCCTATGGTATAGGACGCAATCCCAGCCCCCTTGCAGTAGATCCGTTAATTATCCAACTCAACCGGGACTGGAATGGCTACGTGCGTAAAGGTGTGGTCTGGGCTTTAGGAAACTGTCGCGATCGCCGTTCTTTAGCACCCCTAGCCGACGCCTTAAAAACCGATATTTCCGCCGTGCGTTTGTGGGCTGCTAGTGCCTTAGTGCAAATGGCAGAAGTCGGTTATGAAGCAGTTATCGGGGCAATACCACCATTAATTGAAGCCTTAGTCCAAGACCCCGTAGCAGCGGTGCGGAGTAACTGCGCCTGGGCGATTGGACAACTTTGCCGGGAATTACCTTCTAACGTGGTTTATGCCACAGCAATTGATGCTTTAATTCAAGCTTTTGCTGAAGACCAAGATTTAGGAGTGCGGGAAGATGCCAAGGCATCACTATTAGGCGTAGGCGACCCCCGTGGACTACAGTTAATTGAAACCCTAGAACAAGAAGGCTGGTTTTGA